The DNA segment GGCGATCGGGATGAAGTGAGAAGGTTCCAATTAACTCACTCAGATGATCGGAAGCGATGCCAGGCATATCGAGCGGGATGACCAACAGCCCGCGGATATTAGGATCCTGCGAAGCCCATTGGACGGTGGTCGCGACTCCTCCTGCGGGGCCCAGGTCCGGAAACCGATCGGGAATGAATTGTACGCATCGTTTTGAATCGGGTGCCGATTCGGATGAGTGTTGATCTGACGATCGGCCCGCTACCACAACTTGCGAACAGACTGTTAGCAGACGTTTGATCGCATGTTGCAAAAAACTGTCGCCACTGGGAAGCAACAACTTGGCCTTGTCGGATCCCATCCGCAGTGATTTGCCTCCTGCAAGGACGGTTCCGATCAACGCGGTTTGAGGCGGCAGTGGCTCGGGGGGAGGATTCGCAGAACTAGACATCGCGTGTTTCGGCTTTAGCAAGCACATCTTCCACCCAGCCGCGGTTCCGCATCATGGCTGGGAAACCGAGTGTCGGAGCCGTCAACAGGGCCACATGTCGCAGGTCATCGCCACTGCAGCTGGCTTCCAATGCCTTGCGGCAGTGAGAATGGGCGGCTCCCTCTTGTCCGGAACTTAGTGAGATCGCCAGTTTGACCAGTGCGACCTCGCGATCCGATAGCGGACCAGATTCCCGTGCTGCCTGACCCATCGCTTCGTAGGCTTGCATGAATTCGGGATGCGTTTGGTGCATCTGTTGATAGCGTTTGGGAATCATTCAATAGGTCCGGATGATGACATTTCAGGGCTTTCAGCTGCGGCAGGGCCGAGCGGTCCACGATCATGATTCGACCGAGGTCGCCGCTAGCGGTGCCATGGCTTCAGTTTAGCAAAGAACCGATCTTGGCATTTGACGTCGTTTTAAGAGGCCCATGGAATGGCTTTCTACGATCAAATCGGTTTGGTAACAGAGCGGCACTCGGATCCTTGCAGGCATTGCGAATTGGCAGGGAGGCCGTATCTCTCATCAGGGGGTTTCACCTTCTCCGTTCAACCATGACAATCAGGGTTTTGATGACCGCTGCTTCATGAGTGACTTAAATGTGCGGAATCACTGGAGCCATTTGGAACCGGCCCGATGGGGCGATTACGCCCGCTCAAATCCAGGGCATGGCGGATGCGATTCGTCATCGCGGACCCGACGACGAAGGGTTCTATAACGCCCCGTTTCACCGAGACGCAGCGGGCGACGTTCCAGGTGTGGGGCTGGGGTTTCGTCGGTTAAGCATTATCGATCTGGAAGGGGCTCGGCAACCACTCTGCAACGAAGATCAATCGATGTGGATGGTCTTCAATGGCGAGATCTACAACTACCCCACCCTGCGGCGAAGATTGGAGGGTGCTGGCCATCAATTCCGAACCGATGGCGATGGGGAAAATATCCTGCATCTTTACGAAGATGTCGGGCTGGATTGCTTTTCGCATCTGAATGGCATGTTTGCGATTGCGATCTGGGACGCGAATCGTAGAAGATTGGTTTTGGGCCGTGATCGTCTGGGGCAAAAACCGCTCTATTACACGATCCAAGATGGTCGTCTGTTGTTTGCCAGTGAATTGAAATCTTTTGCGACGATCCCGGGCGTTCTTGAAACGATCGATCCAGCGGCGATTGATGAATTCTTGACCTATCAATACATCCCGCATCCAAACACGATTTGGAAGGGCGTTTTCAAATTGCCGCCTGGTCATTGGGCTATCTATCAAGATGGGCAGCTGACGGTCAAACGATACTGGGACATCGCGTT comes from the Roseimaritima multifibrata genome and includes:
- a CDS encoding molybdenum cofactor guanylyltransferase, which codes for MSSSANPPPEPLPPQTALIGTVLAGGKSLRMGSDKAKLLLPSGDSFLQHAIKRLLTVCSQVVVAGRSSDQHSSESAPDSKRCVQFIPDRFPDLGPAGGVATTVQWASQDPNIRGLLVIPLDMPGIASDHLSELIGTFSLHPDRPIAATFDGSFAEPMLAIYPCCFSDSLQQLATSKSRSLSRWLANANPILVSLPKTVPANLNTPEQYQQYLDSHS
- a CDS encoding carboxymuconolactone decarboxylase family protein → MIPKRYQQMHQTHPEFMQAYEAMGQAARESGPLSDREVALVKLAISLSSGQEGAAHSHCRKALEASCSGDDLRHVALLTAPTLGFPAMMRNRGWVEDVLAKAETRDV